Proteins found in one Quercus robur chromosome 2, dhQueRobu3.1, whole genome shotgun sequence genomic segment:
- the LOC126714638 gene encoding UPF0481 protein At3g47200-like, translating to MAENEADSAAIDIEGLVVHSIEARMSQDRFMSPNCCIFKTPTILRELNKKAYVPDAFSIGPFHHGRPEFEDTEKIKSKYLQGLISRSRSKETILRDLINSVKHVEREARECYAGSIGYSSDEFVKILVIDGCFIIELLRKMADAELIEVDDPVFAMACMMQFLFHDLILLENQVPWMVLERLFDMTVDHSHPRDNISLIELGKLFLHNNFFKGRLFDYLLIQDTKHIVDLCRKMSVSSFAGEEDQLGSDWTLLPSATSLVEAGVKIEEGESGSILDIKFDNGVLKIPSLRIEETTETLFRNIISFEQCYPNCEPRFTSYAMLLDNLLNTAKDVDIFSENKIIKNWLNPEDAIPFFNKLYYNTCVNNFYYHSLCKEVNEYCNRRWPRWRAVLVRNYFNTPWAILSTAAAVILLILTFVQTWFAIFKK from the coding sequence ATGGCTGAGAACGAAGCAGATAGTGCTGCAATTGATATAGAAGGTTTGGTGGTACATTCCATAGAAGCTCGGATGTCCCAAGATCGATTCATGTCACCTAATTGTTGCATCTTCAAAACCCCAACCATACTCCGAGAGCTTAATAAAAAGGCTTATGTGCCTGATGCATTTTCTATTGGGCCTTTCCATCATGGCCGTCCAGAGTTCGAAGACacggaaaaaattaaaagtaagtATTTGCAAGGTCTTATTTCTCGATCACGCTCTAAGGAAACAATATTGAGGGATTTAATCAATTCAGTCAAGCATGTGGAGAGGGAGGCCCGTGAGTGTTATGCTGGGTCAATTGGTTACAGCTCagatgaatttgtaaaaattttggtGATTGATGGCTGCTTCATTATTGAACTATTACGCAAGATGGCTGATGCGGAGCTTATAGAAGTAGATGACCCGGTTTTTGCCATGGCTTGTATGATGCAGTTTCTATTCCATGACTTGATATTGCTGGAAAACCAAGTACCTTGGATGGTACTGGAGCGTTTGTTCGACATGACCGTGGATCATAGTCATCCTAGAGACAATATATCCCTTATTGAACTGGGCAAATTATTTCTTCACAACAATTTCTTTAAAGGGCGGCTTTTTGATTACCTTCTTATTCAAGACACGAAGCATATCGTTGACTTGTGTAGAAAAATGTCGGTTTCATCATTTGCGGGGGAGGAAGACCAATTAGGTTCAGATTGGACTCTCCTGCCTTCTGCTACGAGCCTCGTAGAGGCTGGAGTGAAAATCGAAGAGGGTGAGTCTGGAAGTATCTTggacataaaatttgataatggcGTCCTGAAAATCCCTTCATTACGCATTGAAGAGACAACAGAAACCTTATTTCGGAATATCATCAGCTTTGAACAATGCTACCCAAATTGTGAACCTAGGTTCACTTCCTATGCTATGCTCCTAGACAACCTCCTTAACACTGCCAAGGACGTGGACATATTCAGCGAGAATAAGATCATTAAGAATTGGTTGAATCCAGAAGATGCGATCCCGTTCTTCAACAAGCTGTACTACAATACTTGTGTCAATAACTTTTATTACCATAGCCTTTGCAAGGAAGTGAATGAATATTGCAATCGCAGGTGGCCTAGATGGCGTGCTGTGCTCGTGCGCAATTATTTCAACACTCCATGGGCTATTCTGTCAACAGCGGCAGCTGTCATCCTACTTATCCTCACCTTCGTACAAACTTGGTTCGCCATCTTTAAGAAATAA